In the genome of Aequorivita sp. H23M31, the window AAAAAACCTGCACCCATTATAATCAGTCCGATACACATTTTGAACAAAGAAGATGCGTTTTTTCCCTTAAGCTTTCTCTTGGCCCAAAACCCAGCTACAAAAGTTCCAAGAATAATTATATAAGCCGGATTTAAGGACTGGAACCAAGAGGCGGGTATTTCAAAAGTTCCCAAAAACCGGTTGGTCTTTTCCATGGCATAAATATTCATCAAACCTCCGGCCTGCTCATAAGCGCCCCAAAAAACGATAACTAAAAGAAACGATAACAAAAGCACTTTGATTCGATCCTTTTCTATCTTGGTTAACGGACGTTTGGCAGCAGCCACTTCTTCCGGATCGGTACTTTTTGGAAGATGGTTGCCTACATGCTTTAAATGCTTTTGACCTACAATATACTGAATCAAACCAAGTGTCATTCCGATTGCCGCCAATCCGAAACCATAATGCCACCCATAGACTTCACCTACGTATCCTACGATAAGGCTTGCAGCAAAGGCACCCACATTGATCCCTATATAAAAAATGGTAAATCCTTTGTCACGTCTTATATCCCCCGGAGCATATAAGCCCCCGACCATGGTAGAAATATTTGGTTTAAGCATTCCTACACCTGCCACAATTAAAGCTAGACCTGAATAGAACGCCCATACTTCTTCCACAGATAATATTCCATGACCGAAAACCAGTAAGATCCCTCCGTAGAGCACGGACTTTTTTTGCCCGATAAATTTATCAGCAATCCAACCACCTGGAATTGACATAACATATACCAACATGGTATACCAACCGTACAAGCTTAAAGCTTCCTGATTTGTCCAGCCCAAACCAGCATTTCCATCTGTGGTTCTGGCTACTAAATAAAGTACTAAAATAGCCCGCATTCCATAATAGGAGAAGCGCTCCCACATTTCCGTAAAGAACAGAATATAGAGCCCAATTGGATGTCCAAAAATTTCCTTTTGCTTATGGTAGGTAACGGGTTCGTCCATTTGATATGTTTTTAGTTAATGCACATAGAATCCATTAACGAATTCCGTGCATCATTTTCTTTAATTTCGGATTGAAAATCAACAAGAGCACCGCGGCAAACATTGGTATTCCGGCAATAATCAAGAAGAATGTTGACATTGAGTATGTTTCTGAAATTCTGTCAATATACGCTCCGGTTTGGCCAGCGATAAAGTTGGCGATAGCGGAAGCTGTAAACCAAAGACCAAACAACAATCCCGATAAGCGTTTTGGTGATAACTTGGATACATAAGACAGCCCTACTGGCGATAAACATAATTCTCCCGTAGTGTGGAAGAAATAAGCAAGAATCAACCAGATCATACTTACTGCGGCAGTTTCTGCACCCTGGGGAATACTACTGGATCCAACTGCCAATACAATAAAACCGACTCCTACCAATGCCAATCCCATTGCGAATTTAACAGGACCTGAAGGGTTCCATACTTTTTCCCACATTTTACTAAAAGAAGATGCTAGGGTAATGATGAAAAAGGAATTCAAAATTTGGAACCAGGAAACCGTAACTTCTGTTTCCTCTAGGTTAAATTCTCTATTTACTTTCCAGATTCCTAATATCCAAATGATAACAAATGAAATGGCCGTAAAAATAATGGTTAATGGATAATCTTTAAAAATCCTCTTACCTAGACCATATAATACATAGGAAACAATAAGAATAGGGAAAATAGTCAATATTGCGTCCACCCACTTAAATATACTTCCGGCGTTACCTTCAAGTATTCTCTGTGTATAATTTTTAGCAAAAACAGTCATAGATCCTCCAGCTTGCTCAAAGGCAAAGAAGAAAAATATACTTGCAACCATTAAAACCCCAACTACTACCAATCGGTCTCTTACAATATGTGCCTCTGGTTCTGGCTCTTCATCCTCGTCAACAATTTTTTCAACAGGAACCTCACTTTTTGCAGGTGGCTCCTCTCCTATTATACCAAAAATCTTTTGACCAAAATAGAATTGTAGCATCCCAAATAGCATAAAGACTCCTGCCAATCCAAATCCATAATGCCATCCCACTTTTTCACCAATATATCCACAAAGCAACATTCCTAAAAAGGCACCGGCATTAATTCCCATATAGAAAATGGTATAGCCTGCATCCTTTTTGGCACTATTATCAGGGTACAATTGTCCCACCATAGAGGAAATGTTCGGTTTAAACATCCCGTTCCCTAAAATCATAAATACAAGACCGATGTAAAAGAAAGTTGGGCTTACCATTTCCAACGCCATAGAAGCATGCCCCAGCGTCATTATCAATGCCCCTAATAAAATAGCTTTTCTAAAGCCAGTAAATTTATCGGCGATAATACCTCCAATTAGCGGGGTTAAATAAACCAGTCCGGTATACCAGGAATATAACTGTAGTGCTTCCGCGCTCGTCCATCCCCAGCCCTCCTTACTAATTTCGGTTATCAAGAATACCGTCAATAACGCACGCATTCCATAATAACTGAAACGTTCCCACATTTCGGTAAAAAACAGGATAAACAAACCAGCGGGATGCCCCATTACCATTTTATCGTCTATGCCGCGTTTCGCAAGGTGCCTTGCCAATTGAGGATCATCTATTCTGCCCATAAATTGAATTTAAGTTATTTGTTATAAGTTCTTTTTTATAAAATCGGTCATTAATGTATATAAATGCAATCGTGTATTTCCACCATAGATCCCATGGTTTTTATCGGGATAAATTCGCCAATCAAACTGCTTGTTTTCCTGTACTAGAGCCTCTACCAGACGCATCGTATTTTGAACGTGGACATTATCGTCAGCACTTCCGTGAACCAAAAGAAATGCGCCCTCTAAATTTTTAACGTGCGATAGCGGGGAGTTTTCATCATAACCAGAAGGATTCTCCTGTGGAGTTTGCATATAACGCTCAGTATAAATACTATCATAAAATCTCCAACTGGTTACCGGTGCCACGGCAATTGCCATTTCGAAAACATCGGGAGCCTGGAACAAACAATTTGAAGCCATAAACCCACCGTAACTCCAACCCCAAATTCCCGTGTGGGCTGGATCTATATACGGGAGTTCACTTAGTTTTTTAGCAGCATCAATTTGATCTTGGACCTCGTATTTACCGAGTTCCTTTTGAGTCATTTTCTTAAACTTACTTCCTTTAAAACCAGTTCCGCGACCATCAACACACACCACAATGATATCCTGCTCATTGGCAAGCATCTGATGCCAATAATCATTTGTACCCATCCAGCTGTTTGAAACATTTTGTGAACCGGGACCCGAATACTGGTACATAAACAATGGATATTCTTTTTTAGGATCAAAATCCAAAGGCTTTATCATATACATATTCAGGTCTTCCCCATTGATAGGGATGGTGGAAAATTCCTTAGGTGAAATTTTATAAGAAGATAACCGTGATCTTAAATCGTTATTGTTTTTGATTTCACGAATCATTTTTCCTGATTTGGATTCGTAAAGAGAATAGATATACGGAGTGGTTGCGTTTGAAAAAACATTGATAAAATAAGTGTAATCTGCACTGAAATCGGCACTATTGGTTCCTGTTTCCTGGGTCAATCGCACTTTGTTTTTCCCTGATGGCAATATAGAATAAACATCGCGGTTAATACTTCCATTTTCGGTGCTTTGGTAATAAACCCGTCCAGTATTCTCATCAAAACCATAGAAATCGGTAACCTCCCACGAACCTTTAGTTATCTGATACAGCAACTTGCCATTTTTATCATATTGATAGATATGATTCCAGCCATCTTTTTCGCTAGTCCAGAAAAAGCTATTGTTGCCTAAAAATGTCAGATTATCGGTAATATCGACATAAGCAGCGTCTTTTTCTTCCAAAATCAATTTGGAAGTATTGTTTGCCGCATCCACAAAAACCAAATCAACAGCATTCTGATGACGGTTGGTAAGTTGAACGCTAAGAATGTTATTTTCTTTGGTCCATTTCAAACGGGGAATGTAGTAGTTGTTGTATTTTGAAAGATCTATCTCGGAGGTATTTCCCGAGGCAAGGTCATAAAGTTGTAGAGAAACCACAGAGTTGTTTTCCCCCGCCTTCGGATATTTAAAAGTTTCTGGATACGGATAAAGATCACTTCCATATACGTCCATACTATACTCAGGTACATCTTTTTCATCAAACCTTATGTAAGCCAATTTGTCACCGTTAACGCTCCACTCAAAAGCACGAACAAAGGCAAATTCTTCTTCATAAACCCAGTCCGTAATTCCGTTTATAATACTATTTTTCTTCCCATCCTGTGTAATCTGCTTGGTTTCATTAGAGTTTAAATCTTTTATGTAAAGATTGTTCTGAAAACCGTAGGCAATTTTAGTTCCATCATTGCTTAAGGTGGGTTCTTGAATTTTATTTGTAGAAACAAGGGCGATTTTCTGGGTTTTTGTATCGTAAACATAATAGGTACCTAGAGAGGAGCGGCGATAAATCTGCTGTAATTCTGTTGAGAATAGGATTTTTGATTCATCCTTATTTAGTTCATACGATATAATATAATTTACTCCGGGAAAGTTCGAACTGTTTAATAGTGTGCGGACTTTTTCTCCATCTTTATATCTATAAACATCTATGGTGGAGGCTTTCTTGTTTCTATCGTAATTTAGCACTGCATATTCCTTTCCATTTTTAAGCGATCGCAGAACGTCCATTCCTTGTGTGCGAAATTCACCACCCCATATTTCTTTAAGAGTTATGTCCTTTTTCTGTGAGGTAATGG includes:
- a CDS encoding peptide MFS transporter, whose amino-acid sequence is MDEPVTYHKQKEIFGHPIGLYILFFTEMWERFSYYGMRAILVLYLVARTTDGNAGLGWTNQEALSLYGWYTMLVYVMSIPGGWIADKFIGQKKSVLYGGILLVFGHGILSVEEVWAFYSGLALIVAGVGMLKPNISTMVGGLYAPGDIRRDKGFTIFYIGINVGAFAASLIVGYVGEVYGWHYGFGLAAIGMTLGLIQYIVGQKHLKHVGNHLPKSTDPEEVAAAKRPLTKIEKDRIKVLLLSFLLVIVFWGAYEQAGGLMNIYAMEKTNRFLGTFEIPASWFQSLNPAYIIILGTFVAGFWAKRKLKGKNASSLFKMCIGLIIMGAGFFFMTGAAAQYQAEGSSAMYWLVLAYLFHTTGELCLSPVALSYITKLTPVKYASIMMGIYFAMTGFGDKIAGLLGESASSLGEFTVFTGIAIFSVAFGFLVLIVRKRFEKLTHGVEDNEREFVPEQEKFDLGNPTING
- a CDS encoding peptide MFS transporter encodes the protein MGRIDDPQLARHLAKRGIDDKMVMGHPAGLFILFFTEMWERFSYYGMRALLTVFLITEISKEGWGWTSAEALQLYSWYTGLVYLTPLIGGIIADKFTGFRKAILLGALIMTLGHASMALEMVSPTFFYIGLVFMILGNGMFKPNISSMVGQLYPDNSAKKDAGYTIFYMGINAGAFLGMLLCGYIGEKVGWHYGFGLAGVFMLFGMLQFYFGQKIFGIIGEEPPAKSEVPVEKIVDEDEEPEPEAHIVRDRLVVVGVLMVASIFFFFAFEQAGGSMTVFAKNYTQRILEGNAGSIFKWVDAILTIFPILIVSYVLYGLGKRIFKDYPLTIIFTAISFVIIWILGIWKVNREFNLEETEVTVSWFQILNSFFIITLASSFSKMWEKVWNPSGPVKFAMGLALVGVGFIVLAVGSSSIPQGAETAAVSMIWLILAYFFHTTGELCLSPVGLSYVSKLSPKRLSGLLFGLWFTASAIANFIAGQTGAYIDRISETYSMSTFFLIIAGIPMFAAVLLLIFNPKLKKMMHGIR
- a CDS encoding S9 family peptidase, translated to MNRLISLSLLLLFITAFSPITSQKKDITLKEIWGGEFRTQGMDVLRSLKNGKEYAVLNYDRNKKASTIDVYRYKDGEKVRTLLNSSNFPGVNYIISYELNKDESKILFSTELQQIYRRSSLGTYYVYDTKTQKIALVSTNKIQEPTLSNDGTKIAYGFQNNLYIKDLNSNETKQITQDGKKNSIINGITDWVYEEEFAFVRAFEWSVNGDKLAYIRFDEKDVPEYSMDVYGSDLYPYPETFKYPKAGENNSVVSLQLYDLASGNTSEIDLSKYNNYYIPRLKWTKENNILSVQLTNRHQNAVDLVFVDAANNTSKLILEEKDAAYVDITDNLTFLGNNSFFWTSEKDGWNHIYQYDKNGKLLYQITKGSWEVTDFYGFDENTGRVYYQSTENGSINRDVYSILPSGKNKVRLTQETGTNSADFSADYTYFINVFSNATTPYIYSLYESKSGKMIREIKNNNDLRSRLSSYKISPKEFSTIPINGEDLNMYMIKPLDFDPKKEYPLFMYQYSGPGSQNVSNSWMGTNDYWHQMLANEQDIIVVCVDGRGTGFKGSKFKKMTQKELGKYEVQDQIDAAKKLSELPYIDPAHTGIWGWSYGGFMASNCLFQAPDVFEMAIAVAPVTSWRFYDSIYTERYMQTPQENPSGYDENSPLSHVKNLEGAFLLVHGSADDNVHVQNTMRLVEALVQENKQFDWRIYPDKNHGIYGGNTRLHLYTLMTDFIKKNL